A genome region from Bacillaceae bacterium IKA-2 includes the following:
- a CDS encoding RNA polymerase sigma factor yields the protein MFKKIINKFSKQDNEVQRLLYDMYYLRVYKTAYFITKDIHLSQDILQETFIKAFNRYDDLKDKEKVGAWLSSIAARTAIDALRSKKRRAYLPLENSLFDKKSVNEQRISSVEQEVERNILKEKIWDHIDQLPSEYRVVIVLKYIHEMKDQEISDYLNIKVGTVKSRLHRAKYKMISSIKEVEELKGEFL from the coding sequence TTGTTTAAAAAAATAATAAATAAATTTAGTAAACAAGATAATGAGGTTCAAAGACTATTGTATGATATGTACTATTTAAGAGTATATAAAACAGCTTATTTCATTACAAAAGATATCCATCTCTCTCAAGATATTTTACAAGAAACATTTATAAAAGCATTTAATCGCTATGATGACTTAAAAGATAAAGAAAAAGTAGGGGCATGGCTTTCAAGTATTGCAGCACGTACAGCAATTGATGCTCTTAGGAGTAAGAAAAGAAGGGCTTATTTACCACTAGAAAACAGCTTATTTGATAAAAAGTCTGTAAATGAACAAAGAATAAGCTCAGTTGAACAGGAAGTAGAAAGAAATATTTTAAAGGAAAAAATATGGGATCATATTGATCAACTACCTTCAGAGTATCGAGTTGTCATAGTTTTAAAATACATACATGAGATGAAAGATCAAGAAATTTCAGATTATCTTAATATAAAAGTTGGAACAGTTAAATCAAGGTTACATCGAGCGAAATATAAAATGATATCTTCTATAAAAGAGGTTGAGGAATTAAAGGGTGAATTTTTATGA